A genome region from Arachis duranensis cultivar V14167 chromosome 6, aradu.V14167.gnm2.J7QH, whole genome shotgun sequence includes the following:
- the LOC107494368 gene encoding cation/calcium exchanger 2, giving the protein MGYSTLLLNASFLIVFSVFLVLHVSSPSEQVPLRKYHFTPGDIDENDDSCKSFHSLSDNEAKCLYLKSNDPCVTEGYVDYLYLFYCKFGDFALFGQTLLFLWLLVLFYLLANTASEYFCPSLESLSKLLRLSPTVAGVTLLSLGNGACDVFATLVSFNGSGTGGIGFNTVLGGASFVSCVVVGIVSISVRHRGIRVKKSALIRDVSFLLFVLVCLFAILIAGEINVIGAISFCLMYVVYVVIVYISSTRWKGDSSDSQSSNGDDPAVPLIIGMEKGVIGNDENGSQECRFNFEEKFCFKKSPICRFSLCVLELPLYLPRRLTIPVVCEERWSKPYAILSALLSPLLLSSLWTPGSLTVYGTGLLIGIILAVAAFFTTEPSSPPKKYMFPWLAGGFVMSVTWSYISAQELVGLLVSLGYICGISPSILGLTVLAWGNSIGDLVTNLTMALHGGTEGAQIAISGCYAGPIFNTVIGLGLSLASSTWSRYPNSVIIPKDPYLWETLTLLVIGLIWALLVLVRRDMKLDSLLGGGLLAVYFISLFLRLIQTLGTCQFQDILPK; this is encoded by the coding sequence ATGGGTTATTCCACCTTGTTGCTCAACGCGTCTTTCCTCATCGTCTTCTCTGTTTTCCTTGTTCTTCATGTCAGCTCTCCTTCAGAACAGGTTCCTCTGAGAAAGTACCATTTTACCCCTGGTGACATTGATGAGAATGATGATTCTTGCAAGAGCTTTCACAGCCTCAGTGACAACGAAGCAAAGTGCTTGTACTTGAAATCCAATGACCCTTGTGTCACTGAGGGTTATGTTGATTATCTTTACCTTTTTTACTGCAAATTTGGGGATTTTGCTCTTTTTGGTCAAACCCTTTTGTTCCTTTGGCTATTGGTCTTGTTCTACCTTCTAGCTAACACTGCTTCTGAATACTTTTGTCCTTCCCTTGAGAGCCTCTCAAAATTGCTGAGATTGTCCCCAACAGTTGCTGGAGTAACCCTTCTTTCCCTTGGCAATGGTGCCTGTGATGTCTTTGCAACACTTGTTTCCTTCAATGGCAGTGGCACTGGAGGTATTGGATTCAACACTGTGCTTGGGGGTGCTTCCTTTGTGTCCTGCGTTGTGGTTGGGATTGTTAGCATATCGGTTAGGCATCGAGGAATTCGAGTTAAGAAGTCTGCATTGATAAGAGATGTCAGTTTTCTTCTCTTTGTGCTTGTGTGCTTGTTCGCGATCTTAATTGCCGGCGAGATCAATGTTATTGGGGCAATTAGCTTCTGTTTGATGTATGTTGTTTATGTGGTTATTGTCTACATCTCGTCGACCCGGTGGAAGGGTGACTCTAGCGACAGTCAATCGAGTAATGGCGACGATCCGGCCGTGCCCCTTATCATTGGAATGGAGAAAGGAGTAATTGGTAATGATGAAAatggatctcaagaatgtaGGTTCAACTTTGAGGAGAAATTCTGCTTTAAGAAATCTCCAATATGTAGattttcactttgtgtcttGGAGTTGCCACTTTACTTGCCAAGAAGATTGACAATTCCGGTTGTTTGTGAAGAGAGATGGTCCAAACCATATGCAATTCTATCAGCCCTGTTATCACCATTGCTATTGTCTTCTCTCTGGACGCCGGGAAGCCTAACCGTCTATGGAACCGGATTATTAATCGGAATTATCTTAGCCGTAGCCGCGTTCTTCACCACCGAGCCATCTAGTCCGCCGAAGAAGTACATGTTCCCTTGGCTTGCAGGGGGGTTTGTGATGAGTGTTACATGGAGTTACATTTCAGCTCAAGAACTGGTTGGATTGTTGGTCTCACTTGGTTACATATGtggaattagtccttcaattttGGGGCTAACAGTTCTTGCTTGGGGAAATTCAATTGGAGACTTGGTGACAAATTTGACTATGGCATTACATGGTGGGACAGAAGGTGCTCAAATTGCAATATCAGGTTGTTATGCTGGCCCTATATTCAACACTGTGATTGGATTAGGCTTATCCCTTGCAAGTTCCACTTGGTCACGGTATCCAAATTCTGTTATTATACCAAAAGATCCATATCTTTGGGAAACACTAACACTTTTGGTAATTGGATTGATTTGGGCACTTTTGGTGTTGGTAAGAAGGGATATGAAGCTTGATTCACTCTTAGGGGGAGGGCTTCTTGCCGTTTACTTCATTTCATTGTTTCTAAGGCTGATTCAGACATTAGGGACTTGCCAATTTCAGGATATATTACCAAAATGA